In the genome of Miscanthus floridulus cultivar M001 unplaced genomic scaffold, ASM1932011v1 fs_796_1_2, whole genome shotgun sequence, one region contains:
- the LOC136533164 gene encoding wall-associated receptor kinase 2-like: protein MSPLMVPVLLVLAATAATADNSMSVMPGCQQSCGGVDIPYPFGTGTGCFRKGFEVACINNNNGSAGEILVLATTDQTIRVLHLSVSPVPEARVLLPVAWQCFNTTGDVTGSYSGDVDFNREGVYRISNTQNELFVLGCNTYAYTNGVRVHNSRFRYKYFTGCITVSNDPTDPRDGACAGLGCCHVDIPPGITDTSMSMSGWSHANQDFCPCDYAFIVEKGNYSFKASDLLSTYIPNNQTMPLHVDWTMPLRLDWAIRDNGSTTAVSCAQAPNKTDHEYACRSSRSKCVDSTNGPGYFCSCTKGYEGNPYVVGGCSNINECIRPDEFPCHGECKDTDGSYECKCGPGYESDGDPKENPCHPKLSGSAKRVIGITVGISVLFFIILGAGVCYLLKRIELEAIERKNGSERLKNVKTLILFTKGQLDKVTRNSVLLGKGGFGEVRKGTLLDPDKTEVAVKASIKVTEDTKDEFTKEVEIQSRMMHKNILKLVGCCLGVDVPLLVYEYAAKGSVKDILHGKNNDPHREPLTLESRLDIAIGSAQGLAYMHSYTENGIQHADVKPDNILLDGGLVPKISDFGLSKVFEAGKDYTMLVKGCLPYMDPVYKDTGRLTPKSDVYSFGIVLLELISRRPVVDGENSLVNQFKIVYEQDKTGKVLFDQDIAKEEEDIHILDEIGIIAMKCLKEKVDERPAMASVASALVILKDSWERKILVKKQRQRFSSTSIN, encoded by the exons ATGTCACCGCTCATGGTTCCTGTGCTTCTCGTTCTTGCAGCAACGGCAGCCACCGCCGACAACAGCATGTCCGTGATGCCGGGCTGCCAGCAGAGCTGCGGAGGCGTAGACATCCCGTACCCGTTCGGCACCGGCACTGGCTGCTTCCGCAAAGGGTTCGAGGTCGCctgcatcaacaacaacaacggcAGCGCCGGCGAGATTCTGGTGCTGGCGACGACCGACCAGACCATCCGGGTGCTGCACCTGTCCGTGTCTCCGGTTCCAGAGGCCCGGGTGCTTCTTCCGGTGGCATGGCAGTGCTTCAACACCACCGGAGACGTCACCGGCAGCTACTCCGGCGATGTCGACTTCAACAGAGAAGGCGTCTATCGCATCTCCAACACACAGAATGAGCTCTTCGTCCTCGGCTGCAACACCTATGCCTACACCAATGGCGTGAGGGTGCACAACAGCCGCTTCCGCTACAAATACTTCACGGGATGCATAACCGTCAGCAATGACCCGACGGACCCGCGTGACGGTGCCTGCGCGGGCCTCGGCTGCTGCCACGTCGACATCCCGCCAGGCATCACGGACACCAGCATGAGCATGTCTGGCTGGTCGCACGCCAACCAGGATTTCTGCCCCTGCGACTACGCCTTCATCGTAGAGAAGGGCAACTACAGTTTCAAGGCATCCGACCTTCTATCCACGTACATACCCAACAACCAGACCATGCCTCTGCATGTGGACTGGACCATGCCGCTGCGCCTCGACTGGGCCATCCGCGACAACGGCTCGACGACTGCCGTCTCCTGCGCTCAGGCACCCAACAAGACTGATCATGAGTACGCCTGCCGCAGCAGCCGCAGCAAGTGCGTCGACTCAACCAATGGCCCGGGGTACTTCTGCAGTTGTACCAAAGGCTACGAGGGTAACCCCTATGTCGTCGGTGGATGCAGCA ATATAAATGAGTGTATACGGCCGGATGAGTTTCCTTGCCACGGGGAGTGCAAGGACACTGATGGATCTTACGAATGCAAGTGTGGTCCTGGGTATGAGAGCGATGGTGATCCAAAGGAAAATCCATGCCATCCAAAACTTTCTGGTTCAGCAAAGCGTGTCATAG GAATCACTGTTGGTATTTCGGTCTTATTTTTTATTATACTCGGAGCTGGGGTATGCTATCTCCTGAAGCGGATAGAGCTGGAAGCAATTGAAAGAAAGAATGGAAGTGAGAGACTTAAAAATGTCAAAACTCTAATATTATTCACAAAAGGCCAGCTTGACAAAGTAACCAGGAATTCGGTGCTTCTTGGCAAGGGAGGCTTTGGTGAAGTTCGCAAAGGGACTTTATTAGACCCAGACAAGACCGAGGTGGCAGTTAAGGCTTCCATTAAGGTAACAGAAGATACAAAGGATGAGTTCACGAAGGAAGTTGAAATCCAGTCAAGAATGATGCACAAGAACATTCTCAAGCTCGTGGGTTGCTGCTTGGGAGTGGATGTACCATTGCTGGTATATGAATATGCTGCTAAAGGAAGTGTCAAAGACATTCTCCATGGGAAAAACAATGATCCACACCGTGAGCCTCTCACACTTGAGTCACGTTTGGATATTGCCATTGGATCTGCTCAAGGTTTAGCTTACATGCATTCATACACAGAAAATGGCATACAACATGCAGATGTCAAACCAGACAACATACTCCTTGATGGTGGGTTGGTTCCAAAAATCTCGGATTTTGGGCTATCAAAGGTTTTTGAAGCGGGCAAAGATTATACCATGCTTGTGAAAGGGTGTTTGCCTTACATGGATCCAGTGTACAAGGATACAGGGAGGTTAACTCCGAAAAGTGACGTCTATAGCTTTGGGATTGTTCTCTTAGAGCTGATTTCTAGAAGGCCCGTTGTAGATGGTGAAAACAGTCTTGTCAATCAGTTTAAGATTGTTTATGAACAAGATAAAACTGGAAAGGTACTGTTTGACCAGGATAttgctaaagaagaagaagacatccATATCCTTGATGAAATTGGCATAATAGCGATGAAGTGTTTAAAGGAAAAGGTTGATGAAAGACCAGCTATGGCAAGCGTAGCAAGTGCACTTGTGATACTGAAAGATTCTTGGGAACGAAAGATTCTTGTGAAGAAACAAAGACAAAGGTTCTCTTCTACTTCAATCAACTAG